In a single window of the Niabella ginsenosidivorans genome:
- the galE gene encoding UDP-glucose 4-epimerase GalE translates to MSKILVTGGSGYIGSHTIVDLIENGYEVISVDNNSRSQPFILERVEKITGKKVKNYKVDLCDFDDTHAIFTENPDITGIIHFAAYKAVGESVEKPLMYYENNLNSLLNVLKCARDFHTPYFVFSSSCTVYGNPDKIPVVETTPTKPAESPYGATKQMGEQILTDFAKVFDTNVIALRYFNPVGAHPSIEIGEVPIGRPQNLIPAITQTAIGKLPRMTVFGDDYDTRDGSCVRDFIHVSDIAHAHTLAIRYLEEVKNKSNYEIFNLGTGNGVTVLEAIRSFEKVSGVKLNYEIGPRRPGDVIAIYANNDHAVKTLGWEIKYGLDAMMDTAWKWEQQLAKESQQ, encoded by the coding sequence ATGAGTAAGATTTTAGTGACGGGTGGTAGCGGATATATAGGATCGCATACCATTGTTGATTTAATAGAAAATGGTTACGAGGTGATCTCTGTTGATAATAACAGCCGTTCCCAGCCTTTTATTTTAGAACGGGTGGAAAAGATTACGGGCAAAAAAGTAAAAAATTATAAGGTAGACCTGTGCGATTTTGATGATACCCATGCCATATTTACGGAAAATCCGGATATTACCGGTATTATTCATTTTGCAGCCTATAAAGCCGTAGGCGAGTCGGTTGAAAAGCCGCTGATGTACTATGAAAACAACCTGAACTCTTTGCTGAATGTTTTAAAGTGCGCACGCGATTTTCATACGCCTTATTTTGTTTTTTCATCTTCCTGTACCGTTTACGGCAACCCGGATAAGATACCGGTTGTAGAAACCACGCCCACCAAGCCGGCAGAATCGCCCTATGGCGCTACCAAGCAAATGGGCGAGCAGATCCTTACTGATTTTGCAAAAGTGTTTGATACCAATGTGATCGCCCTCCGGTATTTTAACCCGGTAGGCGCACATCCTTCTATTGAAATAGGAGAAGTGCCTATTGGCAGGCCGCAAAACCTGATACCGGCTATTACCCAAACCGCCATAGGCAAACTGCCCAGGATGACGGTTTTTGGTGATGATTATGATACGCGCGACGGATCCTGCGTGCGCGATTTTATCCATGTAAGCGATATTGCGCACGCGCATACATTAGCAATCAGATACCTGGAGGAAGTAAAAAACAAATCCAACTACGAGATCTTTAACCTGGGAACGGGAAACGGTGTTACGGTTTTAGAGGCCATCAGGTCCTTTGAAAAAGTGAGCGGCGTAAAGCTGAATTATGAAATAGGTCCCCGCCGCCCCGGTGATGTTATTGCCATCTACGCCAATAACGACCACGCCGTAAAAACGCTGGGCTGGGAAATAAAATACGGACTGGATGCCATGATGGATACCGCCTGGAAATGGGAGCAGCAACTGGCAAAGGAAAGCCAGCAATAA
- a CDS encoding inorganic phosphate transporter: protein MLTLLIVIVGLALIFDYINGFHDAANSIATIVSTKVLTPFQAVLWAAFWNFVAYFVFKDHKVADTIAKTVKPEFLDFDLIVILAAIMAAIVWNLFTWWFGIPSSSSHTLIGGLIGAAIAKAHTIDVIVMANFIKTVVFIFLSPLIGMLLAFMITLAIYWICRKKNPYVTEKWFKRLQLLSSAAFSLGHGGNDAQKVMGLISVVILYHGVQAGTMSPDVDPKDILLSHNWIPIACYSAIALGTMSGGWKIVKTMGTRITKVTPLEGVAAETAAASTLILTEGMGIPVSTTHTVTGAIIGVGATKRLSAVRWGVTINLLIAWILTIPVSAVVAAIIYYIVTLFV, encoded by the coding sequence ATGTTAACACTTCTTATAGTAATTGTTGGGCTGGCTTTGATTTTTGATTATATCAATGGGTTTCATGATGCGGCCAATTCAATCGCCACCATCGTTTCCACAAAAGTATTAACGCCGTTTCAGGCGGTGCTGTGGGCCGCCTTCTGGAATTTTGTTGCCTATTTTGTTTTTAAAGATCATAAAGTGGCCGATACGATTGCCAAAACGGTAAAGCCGGAATTCCTGGATTTTGACCTGATAGTGATACTGGCGGCTATAATGGCCGCTATTGTATGGAACCTGTTTACCTGGTGGTTTGGTATCCCTTCAAGCTCTTCACATACCTTAATAGGCGGTTTAATAGGCGCTGCAATTGCAAAAGCACATACTATAGATGTAATAGTAATGGCCAATTTTATAAAAACCGTGGTGTTTATCTTTCTTTCCCCATTAATTGGTATGCTGCTGGCTTTTATGATTACACTGGCCATTTACTGGATCTGCCGGAAAAAGAACCCTTATGTAACAGAAAAATGGTTTAAGCGGTTACAATTGTTATCATCGGCCGCCTTTAGCCTGGGGCATGGAGGTAATGATGCCCAGAAAGTAATGGGACTGATTTCTGTAGTGATCCTTTACCATGGGGTGCAGGCAGGCACTATGAGCCCTGATGTGGACCCCAAGGATATTCTGCTTTCCCATAACTGGATCCCCATTGCCTGTTACAGCGCCATAGCGTTGGGAACCATGAGCGGTGGCTGGAAAATTGTAAAGACAATGGGCACCAGGATCACCAAAGTTACCCCGCTGGAAGGAGTGGCTGCTGAAACAGCCGCCGCCTCCACGCTGATCCTTACTGAAGGTATGGGCATACCGGTAAGTACCACCCATACGGTAACCGGCGCCATCATTGGCGTTGGGGCCACCAAGCGGCTCTCTGCTGTAAGATGGGGCGTTACTATTAACCTGCTCATTGCCTGGATCCTGACCATACCTGTTAGCGCGGTTGTTGCAGCCATTATTTATTATATAGTAACGCTGTTTGTCTAA
- a CDS encoding DUF47 domain-containing protein: MGLNSFIKLFTPKNTIFFELFEKISDNVSLMGAILKKFASEPDLDKRNAYVQQIIDLEHDNDELTHNVFTELGRNFITPFDREDIHSLATSLDDIADYIYSAVKKIKLYRVNPNETGLLKMVELIEAATEQIKVVVMELRDMKKIRDITEGLIKINSIENQADDVFDLSIEKLFDTEPDAKEVIKKRDIYQVMETVTDKCEDAGNVIESIIIKYA; encoded by the coding sequence ATGGGATTAAATTCATTTATTAAACTGTTTACTCCGAAGAATACCATTTTTTTTGAGCTGTTTGAAAAAATCTCCGACAATGTATCCCTGATGGGTGCCATATTAAAAAAATTTGCATCCGAGCCTGACCTGGACAAAAGAAACGCCTATGTACAGCAGATCATTGACCTGGAACATGACAATGATGAGCTGACCCATAATGTTTTTACTGAGCTGGGACGAAATTTTATAACGCCTTTTGACCGGGAAGACATTCATTCCCTGGCAACATCGCTGGATGATATTGCTGATTATATTTATTCGGCAGTGAAAAAGATCAAGCTCTACCGCGTCAATCCCAATGAAACAGGGCTGCTGAAAATGGTGGAATTGATTGAAGCAGCTACTGAACAGATAAAAGTGGTTGTAATGGAACTGCGTGATATGAAGAAGATCAGGGACATTACCGAAGGTTTAATTAAAATAAACAGTATAGAGAACCAGGCAGATGACGTGTTTGACCTGAGCATTGAAAAGCTGTTTGATACGGAACCGGACGCCAAAGAAGTCATTAAGAAGCGGGACATTTACCAGGTAATGGAAACCGTAACTGATAAATGCGAAGATGCCGGAAATGTAATTGAATCCATTATTATCAAGTACGCATAA
- a CDS encoding TonB-dependent receptor, translating to MYLRLLTAFILTICSQIVYSQVRLSGKVTDNQTGLPIAGASVTLSGEQKGVVTDVDGGFYIPVNKNAKYSITVSSVGYQAKEVTDIEVTDKEVPTVNVTLEKANQQLQEVVVKSSAKRESVASLYNTQKLSASISDGISADVIKKSPDRNTGDVLKRVSGASIQDDKFVIIRGLNERYNTALLNNSILPSTEPDKRAFAFNIIPAAVIDNVVIFKSATPDLPGDFAGGAIKITTKQYPTTRLSELSLSIGYNSITTFKGFKTSEPNGKYDFLGFFDDSRDLPRSYYNYRSNFTSLPADYKTAVTKLLPNNYGYSNGSNALPNLNLNYIGGNSKLITGDKKFGYIYSIGYGISQQYKPSMLTEYDNSKNELYNYNTDAYIQKYNLNAILNLNYSYNSNNTISWKTLFNNDLSKTTGIRDGKNISNGNDVLYYKSILNEARQDGLFNSVFDGKHKIGAGALDWNASYSYTYRNEPDQRILNFQSTDNQNYFRTINNEYSPVIQDAGRIWSKTNENIIGANLNYQYPFDWLSFEQKLKIGYSGYYRLKNVDVNALGYASLNAGGAVLSAAQGENMFAVFSQENIDRYGLVIANIGNNSTNYQGKGFLNGGYIMLNNRFTNKLKFDWGVRVENYNQRLIPVSGSLKVQRQNLDFLPSGNLTYELTPKTNLRLAASQSVNRPEFREIASYSLYDYNTDFIYKGDPDLIRSKNINTDLRYEFFPAAGEIISATVFYKNFKNPIEQINAGNNILSYQNAIKSEVYGGELEIRKKLDFLSSDFFNNLTFYTNLSYIHGSIQLQNSNSNSGLMQGLSPYIINGGLTYDNRDFAVNVLFNRIGPRLAFRGQNDQAQDIYEKPRSVLDAQVSKKLIKNKLEVKLTVGDILAQPFKMYYRFDKTLKSPEYDASSDKITRQYKMGSTGILSLKYNF from the coding sequence ATGTACTTAAGGCTGCTTACAGCATTTATTCTTACTATCTGTTCCCAGATAGTTTATTCCCAGGTCCGGTTATCCGGAAAAGTGACCGATAATCAAACAGGCTTGCCGATTGCAGGAGCTTCCGTAACACTGTCTGGAGAACAGAAAGGGGTTGTTACAGATGTAGATGGAGGGTTTTATATACCCGTAAACAAAAATGCAAAATATAGCATAACGGTTTCCAGTGTAGGCTACCAGGCAAAAGAAGTAACGGATATTGAGGTTACTGATAAAGAGGTGCCTACTGTGAACGTGACATTGGAAAAAGCCAACCAGCAATTGCAGGAGGTGGTGGTAAAGAGCAGTGCAAAACGGGAATCGGTAGCTTCTTTATATAATACACAAAAACTAAGCGCGTCCATTTCTGATGGGATCTCCGCGGATGTAATTAAAAAATCGCCGGACAGGAATACCGGGGATGTATTAAAGCGGGTAAGCGGGGCGTCTATTCAGGACGATAAATTTGTGATTATACGGGGGCTTAATGAACGCTACAATACGGCGTTATTAAATAATTCAATTTTACCAAGCACAGAGCCTGATAAAAGGGCCTTTGCCTTTAATATTATCCCGGCGGCAGTAATTGATAATGTAGTTATTTTCAAATCTGCAACACCTGATTTGCCAGGTGATTTTGCCGGAGGGGCCATAAAAATCACGACCAAGCAATATCCGACAACCCGGTTAAGTGAACTATCGCTTTCTATAGGGTATAATTCTATAACAACATTTAAAGGATTTAAAACATCTGAACCCAATGGCAAATATGATTTTTTGGGGTTTTTTGATGATTCAAGGGATTTGCCACGTTCCTATTATAATTATAGAAGTAATTTTACATCATTACCTGCTGATTACAAGACTGCTGTAACAAAACTTTTACCCAATAATTATGGCTATAGTAATGGTTCAAATGCATTGCCAAATCTGAATTTAAATTATATTGGAGGCAATTCAAAACTAATAACCGGAGATAAAAAGTTTGGGTATATATATTCAATAGGATATGGAATATCTCAACAATATAAACCCTCAATGCTAACAGAATATGATAACTCTAAAAACGAGCTATACAATTATAATACAGATGCCTATATTCAAAAATATAATTTAAACGCCATACTGAACCTCAATTATTCTTATAATAGTAATAATACTATTTCGTGGAAAACCCTTTTTAATAATGATTTGTCAAAAACCACAGGTATTCGGGATGGTAAAAATATTTCAAACGGGAATGATGTACTATACTATAAAAGTATTTTAAATGAAGCCAGGCAGGACGGCTTATTTAATTCAGTATTTGATGGTAAACATAAAATAGGCGCGGGCGCTTTGGATTGGAATGCCTCTTATTCCTATACGTACAGGAACGAGCCCGATCAAAGAATCTTAAACTTTCAGTCAACAGATAATCAAAACTATTTTAGAACAATTAATAATGAATACTCTCCGGTTATTCAGGACGCCGGCAGAATTTGGTCAAAAACAAATGAAAATATTATTGGAGCCAATCTAAATTATCAATATCCATTTGACTGGCTGAGTTTTGAGCAAAAACTGAAAATAGGATATTCCGGATATTACAGATTAAAAAATGTAGACGTGAATGCATTGGGCTATGCATCACTAAATGCCGGAGGCGCAGTGCTCAGTGCCGCTCAGGGAGAGAATATGTTTGCTGTTTTTTCACAGGAAAATATTGACAGGTATGGTTTGGTAATCGCCAATATAGGGAATAATTCTACCAATTATCAGGGGAAAGGATTTTTGAATGGCGGATATATTATGTTGAATAACCGATTTACCAACAAACTGAAATTTGATTGGGGTGTTCGGGTTGAAAACTATAACCAACGTCTTATTCCTGTATCTGGCAGCCTCAAAGTTCAACGGCAAAACCTTGATTTTTTGCCTTCTGGTAATTTAACATACGAATTAACACCTAAAACCAATTTAAGATTAGCAGCTTCGCAATCTGTTAACCGGCCAGAATTTAGAGAAATTGCTTCTTACAGTTTATATGATTACAACACAGACTTTATTTATAAGGGAGATCCTGATTTAATAAGAAGTAAAAATATAAATACCGATTTAAGGTATGAATTTTTCCCGGCCGCGGGTGAAATTATATCAGCAACTGTTTTTTATAAAAACTTTAAAAACCCGATCGAACAAATAAATGCAGGGAATAACATATTATCTTATCAGAACGCTATTAAATCTGAAGTATACGGTGGTGAGTTAGAAATAAGAAAGAAGCTGGATTTTTTGAGCAGCGATTTTTTTAATAACCTGACCTTCTATACGAACCTTTCTTATATCCATGGGTCTATTCAACTTCAAAACTCAAATAGCAACAGTGGATTAATGCAGGGCCTGTCTCCATATATTATTAATGGCGGTCTGACATATGATAACAGAGATTTTGCAGTAAACGTTTTATTCAACAGGATCGGCCCACGATTGGCTTTTCGGGGACAGAATGACCAGGCACAGGATATTTATGAAAAACCAAGGAGCGTCTTAGACGCACAGGTTAGCAAGAAATTGATAAAAAATAAGCTGGAAGTCAAATTAACTGTTGGAGATATTTTAGCGCAACCATTTAAAATGTACTACCGTTTTGATAAGACATTAAAAAGTCCTGAATATGATGCATCTTCTGATAAGATTACAAGGCAATATAAAATGGGATCAACCGGAATACTTTCTTTAAAATATAATTTTTAA
- a CDS encoding RagB/SusD family nutrient uptake outer membrane protein encodes MTHFYKTLFSALFFGSLLVACNKGFLDQTPVDRVPKDQVWKDPALATAFVNEIYNGLGQGGFEEQMLASVSDEAVFTHTGRNINTINEGSLNATNVGWESDTYKYGTMYNRIRACNITLQELSNPENMLDNNTKALLMGQAYFLRAYFYHQLVRYYGGVPLITKVYDLDEDYSAARNSFEECINFIVNDCDSAALLLKGQTMDNGRATRVAALALKSRTLLYAASDLHDKAKISAVWAAGATDQLVYSGGSQKDRWELAKQAALAVIQEGGGGYKLDLTAPVADSIGTLNYISISMGGGSTAPGVDASAASDLLFARYFIADKDESGEYIGKYNGPNGYHNWSGNTPVGLLVDDYRMKDGTPFSWSNPDQKAHPYTNRDPRFYATIMYDGAGWKPRNLVSGDVDPANQIQTGFYDLASGGKTITVAGLDTRSSSIEDWNGSRTGYYMRKFIDPNPKIKDASDKQFIPWPFFRYTEAVLNYAEACIETGDEATAKTWLNKIRFRAGMPAITSSGAALLAEYRNERRIELAYEEHRYHDARRWLIAPQTLGRKLTFISISGKFKSGKTMSAPYHHDETIYNYTYTPFVDNAHENRTWDNKMYYRPFSRDELNKNSKLEQNPGYTKS; translated from the coding sequence ATGACACATTTTTATAAAACATTATTCTCTGCGCTTTTTTTCGGCAGCCTGCTGGTTGCCTGTAATAAGGGTTTCCTGGATCAGACTCCTGTTGACCGGGTACCTAAAGACCAGGTATGGAAAGACCCCGCACTGGCCACCGCATTTGTAAACGAAATATATAATGGCCTGGGCCAGGGCGGATTTGAAGAACAGATGCTGGCTTCAGTATCAGACGAAGCGGTATTTACGCATACCGGCCGTAATATCAATACGATTAATGAGGGCAGCTTAAATGCCACCAATGTAGGTTGGGAATCTGACACCTATAAATATGGCACCATGTATAACCGCATCAGGGCCTGTAATATTACACTGCAGGAATTGTCTAACCCAGAAAATATGCTTGACAACAATACAAAGGCGCTTTTAATGGGGCAGGCTTATTTTTTACGGGCCTACTTTTATCATCAACTGGTGCGCTATTATGGCGGTGTGCCGCTGATCACAAAAGTGTATGACCTGGACGAGGACTATTCTGCAGCCCGGAACAGCTTTGAGGAATGTATTAATTTTATTGTAAACGATTGCGATAGTGCGGCGCTGCTATTAAAAGGCCAGACAATGGACAACGGAAGAGCCACCCGCGTTGCCGCTTTGGCCTTAAAGTCGAGGACCCTGCTGTATGCGGCCAGCGATCTGCATGATAAGGCAAAAATTTCAGCAGTATGGGCAGCGGGGGCAACAGATCAGCTGGTCTATTCCGGCGGGTCACAAAAGGATCGTTGGGAACTGGCCAAACAGGCAGCCCTGGCGGTGATCCAGGAAGGCGGCGGCGGTTATAAGCTGGACCTGACAGCGCCGGTTGCAGACTCCATAGGAACGCTAAATTATATTTCTATAAGCATGGGTGGAGGAAGCACCGCGCCGGGAGTAGATGCATCAGCCGCTTCGGACTTATTATTCGCACGGTATTTTATTGCGGACAAAGATGAAAGCGGGGAATATATTGGTAAATACAATGGGCCCAACGGTTATCATAACTGGTCCGGGAATACCCCGGTTGGCTTACTGGTGGACGATTACCGGATGAAGGATGGAACGCCTTTCTCCTGGAGCAATCCGGATCAAAAGGCCCACCCTTATACCAATCGCGATCCCCGGTTCTATGCCACCATCATGTATGACGGTGCCGGCTGGAAACCCCGTAACCTTGTATCCGGAGATGTAGACCCCGCCAACCAGATCCAAACCGGGTTTTACGACCTGGCTTCCGGCGGAAAAACCATAACCGTTGCCGGGCTTGATACCAGAAGCAGTTCCATTGAGGACTGGAATGGCAGCCGCACCGGTTATTATATGCGAAAGTTTATTGATCCGAACCCAAAGATCAAAGATGCCAGCGACAAACAGTTTATTCCCTGGCCGTTCTTTCGTTATACAGAAGCCGTTCTCAATTACGCAGAAGCCTGTATAGAAACCGGGGATGAGGCCACCGCTAAAACCTGGCTGAACAAAATACGTTTCAGGGCGGGCATGCCTGCAATTACATCTTCAGGAGCAGCGTTGCTGGCAGAATACAGAAACGAACGGAGGATTGAACTGGCATATGAAGAGCACCGGTATCATGATGCCCGCAGATGGCTGATTGCGCCACAAACGCTTGGCAGAAAACTTACTTTTATTTCCATATCAGGAAAATTCAAGTCAGGAAAAACAATGTCAGCACCCTATCATCATGATGAGACGATCTATAACTATACCTATACGCCTTTTGTGGATAATGCACACGAGAACAGGACCTGGGATAATAAGATGTACTACCGTCCGTTTAGCCGGGATGAACTGAATAAAAACTCAAAACTGGAGCAAAACCCGGGCTATACAAAGAGCTGA
- a CDS encoding SusC/RagA family TonB-linked outer membrane protein, protein MSKPSRLCALRAYYALFYQKSLLLIAILLFTVTSSSVLAKTHPLYDKVITGTVTDQAGQPLSGVSVLLKGTSTGVTTNNAGVFTIRVPDTGGTLVFSHIGFAEQEVAVGEKQEITVTLIASATDQLADVVVVGYGTQKKAVVSGAVTSVRGADLQKSPATNLSNSLAGRLPGVTAVQTTGEPGYDGSKIRIRGTNSLGNSDALIVIDGVPNRAGGLERLNPADIESISVLKDASAAIYGSRAGNGVILITTKQGKSGKPRVNYDFSYGWQRPTRTPQMSDAAEYATIRNELKIYDNVPTDEWAAAAAAFASTGSYTLKDNSKTVAADFTADDIQKYRDGSDPLGHPNTDWYKTTLKTWSPQQKHNLQISGGSENARYMASLGYLDQDGYYRKSATGYSQYDLRVNLDVKVSKHIRTSVNVVAREEDRHFPTLGAGDIFRMIMRGKPTEIEVWPNGLPGPDIEYGQNPYVITTSLTGYDKDIRDYFQSNGKVEIDIPGIEGLKLTGTASIDKMSARRKKWETPWTLYFWDKKSYEADGVTPVLTGSVRSPFTDPRLTQAAASQLAVNLTGLINYDRKFNGVHSLTFLAGVTREKVNNEDFWAYRRYFISSYIDQLSVGGTKEQNIGNDGATGNPYGQFLRARLSYFGRLGYNYKEKYMAEFLWRADGSYIFPPTMRFGFFPGVSAGWRISEEPFFKNHVSFFNNLKIRGSWGRMGAEAYDPAGNLAEFQYLATLGFGSYILGGDVAKSLIENNLPNPDFSWEVANNSNIGLEGSLLSNHISFDFDYFYNKRTKILINRGGSIPTSSGIVDKLPPVNLGVVTNKGWEFKVGYNGAVHDFNYSISVNGGYAKNKVNFWDETPGAPAYQRSTGMPINAPLAYQYDGVFATQAEIDANKIDYSALTGSLRPGDMKFKDVNNDGKINGDDEVRLDKVQDPTFTGGVNIAFSYKGFDAAILFQGATGGLQLIGLTESGDIGNFTKYAYDNRWTVDNQNSVDPRLANRNNTYYTDVAKAGWNTYWLRNNNYLRLKNVEIGYTAQPEFLKRAGIQSVRLFVNGLNLVTWDKIKIWDPESTNSSGQYYPQAKVINTGISVNF, encoded by the coding sequence ATGTCTAAACCCAGCCGATTGTGCGCACTGCGTGCTTACTATGCCCTCTTTTATCAAAAATCATTGCTACTGATTGCGATCCTGCTGTTTACAGTTACCAGCAGCAGCGTACTTGCAAAAACGCACCCGTTGTATGACAAAGTCATTACCGGAACGGTTACTGATCAGGCCGGCCAGCCTCTTTCAGGGGTTTCTGTTCTGTTAAAAGGTACCAGCACAGGCGTAACTACAAACAATGCCGGTGTTTTTACCATCCGGGTTCCGGATACGGGAGGAACGCTTGTTTTTTCCCATATAGGTTTTGCGGAACAGGAGGTTGCAGTTGGGGAAAAACAGGAAATTACCGTTACTCTTATTGCCAGTGCTACAGATCAGCTTGCAGATGTGGTTGTTGTAGGATATGGCACGCAAAAGAAAGCTGTGGTTTCCGGTGCCGTAACTTCAGTAAGAGGGGCTGATCTGCAAAAGTCGCCGGCCACCAATCTATCCAATTCCCTGGCGGGGAGATTGCCCGGTGTTACTGCGGTGCAGACTACAGGGGAACCGGGTTATGACGGTTCTAAAATACGGATACGCGGCACCAACTCTTTAGGAAACAGTGATGCATTGATCGTAATTGACGGGGTTCCGAACCGTGCCGGGGGGCTGGAGCGTTTAAACCCCGCAGACATTGAATCCATTTCCGTATTAAAGGATGCATCCGCTGCCATATACGGATCTCGGGCAGGAAACGGGGTTATATTGATTACCACCAAGCAGGGAAAAAGCGGGAAGCCCCGTGTTAACTATGATTTTAGTTACGGGTGGCAACGACCTACCCGTACGCCCCAGATGTCCGATGCGGCAGAATATGCAACCATCCGGAATGAGTTGAAAATATATGACAATGTGCCCACTGATGAATGGGCCGCGGCTGCAGCCGCGTTTGCATCTACCGGAAGCTATACCTTAAAGGATAACAGCAAAACGGTAGCTGCTGATTTTACAGCTGACGATATCCAGAAATACCGGGACGGGTCCGACCCCTTGGGGCATCCTAATACCGACTGGTATAAAACCACCCTTAAAACCTGGTCGCCCCAGCAAAAGCACAACCTGCAGATCTCCGGCGGATCAGAAAACGCAAGATATATGGCCTCCCTGGGCTATCTGGACCAGGATGGTTACTACAGGAAATCTGCAACGGGCTACAGCCAATATGATTTAAGGGTGAACCTGGATGTAAAAGTGAGCAAACATATACGGACAAGTGTTAATGTGGTAGCGCGGGAAGAAGACCGCCATTTCCCAACACTGGGCGCAGGAGACATCTTCCGGATGATCATGCGCGGAAAACCTACCGAAATTGAAGTTTGGCCCAATGGCCTGCCAGGACCGGATATTGAATACGGGCAAAACCCATACGTAATTACTACCAGCCTTACAGGGTATGACAAGGATATCAGAGATTATTTTCAGTCAAACGGTAAAGTAGAAATAGATATTCCCGGGATAGAGGGCTTAAAGCTTACCGGAACAGCATCCATTGATAAAATGTCTGCCCGCCGTAAAAAATGGGAAACACCGTGGACCTTATATTTCTGGGATAAAAAATCGTACGAAGCAGACGGCGTTACGCCTGTATTAACCGGCAGTGTACGCTCTCCCTTTACGGATCCCCGTTTAACCCAGGCGGCCGCTTCCCAGCTGGCCGTGAACCTTACAGGGTTAATCAATTATGACCGCAAATTTAACGGTGTGCACTCCTTAACTTTTTTGGCCGGAGTAACCCGGGAAAAAGTAAACAATGAAGATTTCTGGGCTTACAGGAGGTATTTTATTTCCTCCTATATTGACCAGCTTTCTGTAGGGGGCACCAAAGAACAGAATATTGGCAATGACGGAGCTACCGGAAACCCTTACGGCCAGTTCCTGAGGGCCCGTTTAAGCTATTTCGGGCGGCTGGGTTATAATTACAAGGAAAAGTATATGGCTGAATTCCTGTGGCGGGCAGACGGTTCCTATATCTTTCCGCCCACCATGCGGTTTGGCTTTTTCCCCGGGGTGAGCGCCGGATGGCGTATTTCCGAAGAGCCTTTCTTCAAGAACCATGTTTCCTTTTTCAATAACCTGAAAATACGTGGTTCCTGGGGGCGAATGGGAGCAGAAGCCTATGATCCGGCCGGAAACCTGGCAGAGTTCCAATACCTGGCCACACTTGGGTTTGGAAGCTATATACTGGGTGGCGATGTTGCCAAGTCTTTAATTGAGAACAACCTGCCCAACCCCGATTTTTCCTGGGAGGTAGCTAATAACTCCAACATTGGCCTGGAAGGAAGCCTGTTAAGCAATCATATCAGCTTTGACTTTGATTATTTTTATAATAAGCGCACAAAAATTCTAATCAACCGCGGGGGCTCCATTCCAACAAGCTCCGGCATCGTGGATAAACTGCCGCCGGTAAACCTGGGTGTGGTTACCAACAAAGGCTGGGAGTTCAAGGTAGGCTATAACGGAGCCGTTCATGATTTCAATTACAGCATCAGCGTAAATGGCGGCTATGCAAAAAATAAAGTGAACTTCTGGGACGAAACTCCGGGCGCTCCTGCCTATCAGCGTTCAACAGGTATGCCAATTAATGCACCCCTTGCCTACCAGTATGATGGTGTTTTTGCCACACAGGCAGAAATTGATGCCAATAAAATTGATTATAGCGCCTTAACCGGATCTTTACGGCCGGGAGATATGAAATTTAAAGATGTAAATAACGATGGTAAAATTAACGGTGATGATGAAGTGCGGCTGGATAAGGTGCAGGATCCTACTTTTACCGGCGGAGTCAATATTGCGTTTTCCTATAAGGGTTTTGATGCTGCGATACTGTTCCAGGGCGCAACAGGAGGATTGCAGCTGATTGGCCTTACAGAATCCGGCGATATCGGCAACTTTACAAAATATGCCTACGACAACCGGTGGACTGTTGACAACCAGAACAGCGTGGATCCCCGTCTGGCCAACAGGAATAACACCTACTACACCGATGTGGCAAAAGCCGGCTGGAATACCTACTGGCTGAGAAATAATAATTACCTGCGTCTCAAAAATGTTGAGATCGGCTACACGGCACAGCCGGAATTCTTAAAGAGAGCAGGTATTCAATCAGTCCGGTTGTTTGTAAACGGGCTAAACCTGGTTACATGGGATAAAATAAAAATATGGGATCCGGAATCCACCAACAGCAGTGGCCAGTATTATCCGCAAGCCAAGGTAATCAATACCGGCATCAGCGTTAATTTTTAA